Proteins from one Mesoplodon densirostris isolate mMesDen1 chromosome 1, mMesDen1 primary haplotype, whole genome shotgun sequence genomic window:
- the RASGEF1A gene encoding ras-GEF domain-containing family member 1A yields MPQTSVVFSSILGPSCSGQVQPGMGERGGGAGSSGDLVFQDGRLISGSLEALMEHLVPTVDYYPDRTYIFTFLLSSRVFIPPHDLLARVGQICLEQRQQLEAGSDKARLKSFSAKIVQLLKEWTEAFPYDFQDEKAMAELKAITHRVTQCDEENGTVKKAIAQMTQSLLLSLAARSQLQELREKLRSPAMDKGPILKAKPPAAQKDILGVCCDPLVLAQQLTHIELERVSSIHPEDLMQIVSHMDSRDKHRCRGDLIKTYSLEAYDNWFNCLSMLVATEVCRVVKKKHRTRMLEFFIDVARECFNIGNFNSMMAIISGMNLSPVARLKKTWSKVKTAKFDVLEHHMDPSSNFCNYRTALQGATQRSQMANSSREKIVIPVFNLFVKDIYFLHKIHTNHLPNGHINFKKFWDISRQIHEFMTWTQVECPFEKDKKIQSYLLTAPIYSEEALFIASFESEGPENHMEKDSWKTLRTTLLNRA; encoded by the exons ATGCCCCAGACGTCCGTGGTCTTCTCCAGCATCCTCGGGCCCAGCTGTAGTGGACAGGTGCAGCCCGGCATGGGGGAGCGAGGAGGTGGGGCCGGCAGCTCCGGGGACCTTGTCTTCCAAGACGGACGTCTCATCTCCGGGTCCCTGGAGGCCCTGATGGAGCACTTGGTCCCCACAGTGGACTATTACCCCGAT AGGACGTATATCTTCACGTTTCTCCTGAGCTCCCGGGTCTTCATACCCCCTCATGACCTGCTGGCCCGCGTGGGGCAGATCTGCCTGGAGCAGAGGCAGCAGCTGGAGGCCGGATCTGATAAG GCCAGGCTGAAGTCCTTCTCAGCCAAGATCGTGCAGCTACTGAAGGAGTGGACAGAGGCCTTCCCCTACGACTTCCAGGACGAGAAGGCCATGGCCGAACTGAAAGCCATCACCCACCGGGTCACACAGTGTGACGAG GAGAATGGCACGGTGAAGAAGGCCATCGCCCAAATGACACAGAGCCTGCTGCTGTCCCTGGCTGCCCGGAGCCAGCTTCAGGAGCTGCGTGAGAAGCTCCGCTCACCGGCCATGGACAAAGGGCCCATCCTCAAGGCCAAGCCGCCAGCCGCGCAGAAGGACATCCTGGGCGTGTGCTGTGACCCCCTGGTGTTGGCCCAGCAGCTGACTCACATCGAGCTG GAGAGGGTCAGCAGCATCCACCCTGAGGACCTGATGCAGATTGTCAGCCACATGGACTCTCGGGACAAGCATAGG TGCCGAGGGGACCTGATTAAGACCTACAGCCTGGAGGCCTACGACAACTGGTTCAACTGCCTCAGCATGCTGGTGGCCACCGAGGTGTGCCGG GTGGTGAAGAAGAAGCATCGGACTCGCATGCTGGAGTTCTTCATCGACGTGGCCCGAGAGTGCTTCAACATCGGGAACTTCAACTCCATGATGGCCATCATCT CTGGCATGAACCTCAGTCCTGTGGCGAGGCTGAAGAAAACCTGGTCCAAAGTCAAGACGGCCAAGTTCGACGTCTTAGAG CACCACATGGACCCATCCAGCAACTTCTGCAACTACCGCACAGCCCTGCAGGGGGCCACACAGAGATCCCAGATGGCCAACAGCAGCCGGGAGAAGATCGTCATCCCTGTGTTCAACCTCTTCGTTAAGGACATCTACTTCCTGCACAAAATCCACACCAACCACCTGCCCAATGGACACATTAACTTCAAG AAATTTTGGGACATCTCCAGACAGATCCATGAGTTCATGACATGGACACAGGTGGAGTGTCCCTTCGAGAAGGACAAGAAGATTCAGAGTTACCTGCTGACGGCTCCCATCTACAGCGAGGAAG CTCTCTTCATCGCCTCCTTCGAAAGTGAAGGTCCTGAGAACCACATGGAAAAGGACAGCTGGAAGACCCTCAG GACCACTCTCCTTAACAGAGCCTGA